The segment AAGTTTGTTATCGTAAAAGGTTTTAAACAAGTAGAAGCATACCAATAATAATGTGTTTCCTAACACGATGTGAGATCTGTGGCGCACTAATGGAGTATGAAGATTATTTTGCACACTCTAAGGTATGCAAACCTGAACTGGAGAAGGTCGAGATCTCGACAACACAGTTAGAGAAGAAAAAGAAGGCAAAATAACTCTTTATTTTTTGATTGCCAACGTTTACACTTCTACGTACACAGTCTCGTTCTCTATTGTCACCTTGTATGATTCCTCATCTCTTATCCTTGCAGGAAAAGCTATCAACTTTCCATTTGTGACATCCCATTTTGCTCCATGCCATGGGCACGTAAGCACTTTGCCTTCAAGCTCACCTTCGTGCAAGTTGGCACCTGCATGGGTACATATGTCACTCATTGCATAGAAATTGCCTTCAATGTTTGCAACCAATATGTCCTTCCCCCCTACTTCCACATGGATCATCTTTCCGTTCGGTATATCCTCTCTCTTTCCTACGACCAGTTTTACCATAAGACAAATGTTTATAACTACTATTTATAAATTATAATTGCCTAGTCAATGAATCTGACGTGATTTCTTATTCTCCCCAGATTTTCTATCTCTATCTCTACGGTATCACCTTGCTGCAGAAACCTTGGATATGTCATAAACACGGCTACGCCAGAAGGTGTACCTGTTGATATTATGTCACACTTCTCCAAGGTCATGACTTTGCTTAAACTAGCTATTATCCTATCGATCTTGAGATACATGTTTTTTGTGGAAGAATCCTGTCTAACCTCACCATTCACATGAGTAATTATACGTAGATTGTGAGGATCGGCAATTTCATCAGCTGTGGTGATCCATGGTCCGCAGGGCGCGAAGGTGTCAAAACTCTTGCTTCTGGTCCACTGGCTTTCCTTGAATTGAATATCTCTAGCTGATACATCATTGAAGACCATATACCCCAACACATATTTCATGGATTCTTCGGGTTTCACGTTCTTGCATCTTTGTCCTACTACAACCGCAAGTTCACCTTCGTAGTCCAATTGTGTAACGAATCTAGGACATATTATATCGTCCTCTGT is part of the Nitrososphaerales archaeon genome and harbors:
- a CDS encoding non-heme iron oxygenase ferredoxin subunit, whose translation is MVKLVVGKREDIPNGKMIHVEVGGKDILVANIEGNFYAMSDICTHAGANLHEGELEGKVLTCPWHGAKWDVTNGKLIAFPARIRDEESYKVTIENETVYVEV
- a CDS encoding fumarylacetoacetate hydrolase family protein; the encoded protein is MKVARVMRDSLETYAIVTGKGLVTRERMVKHTGIELPRSIEEFLCNEVHKAIKDQHFNAAEPMNAFRFLPPLPSPPKIICLGYNYLDHAKEQGAKPPDEPVIFMKPRTALIGTEDDIICPRFVTQLDYEGELAVVVGQRCKNVKPEESMKYVLGYMVFNDVSARDIQFKESQWTRSKSFDTFAPCGPWITTADEIADPHNLRIITHVNGEVRQDSSTKNMYLKIDRIIASLSKVMTLEKCDIISTGTPSGVAVFMTYPRFLQQGDTVEIEIENLGRIRNHVRFID